A window of the Fusarium poae strain DAOMC 252244 chromosome 3, whole genome shotgun sequence genome harbors these coding sequences:
- the SLD2 gene encoding DNA replication regulator sld2 (BUSCO:45835at5125), with product MDKDTRAEYENQSQQLRIDLKTWETEWAKSHDGQKPGRGDIKANKDIGKFPKSHYNKVRDILSGKIPIPSKEAPESAKGKLDGLPAQTPTKQNKHIETPAKNRTQHHDEELMNTPAISRKLFSPTSVTSVGPTPQRDGQVLGLFDLLVEKELGTPSRNDSAIKTGSARKIDATPSKRSAATDDDEEERLGRTPMSSSKRQRLNHFMTPLKNKDRNHDAVTPSSISKLQFDTPAFLKRNTLPVLDENGDFDAPAPLRLPRKPFARGLSEIVASLRKVEEENLDDDLDALRDVEDGGAGEAKPKTFFPSKPKDNVPVYDNETQQLPLGGFDDEGAYDSPVEGDNPTRVYKKKGQKRTTRMAKMRPVRVKRPEDMAANPQSDVENDEVQAGGEDAGSDFDEISEKKPTQKKEGAVKKAARKVNELAHANFQRLKLRNHGSKGGPGFNSRFRRRK from the exons ATGGATAAAGACACCAGAGCCGAATATGAAAATCAATCGCAGCAATTGCGCATTGACCTAAAAACTTGGGAAACAGAATGGGCAAAATCGCACGACGGCCAGAAGCCAGGAAGAGGAGATATTAAAGCAAACAAAGACATCGGCAAGTTCCCCAAATCT CACTACAACAAGGTTCGAGATATTCTCTCGGGCAAAATACCAATCCCTTCGAAGGAAGCCCCCGAGTCCGCAAAGGGAAAATTAGATGGTCTACCAGCACAAACGCCCACGAAACAGAACAAGCATATCGAAACTCCAGCCAAGAATCGTACCCAACACCATGATGAGGAGCTCATGAATACCCCAGCTATATCACGGAAACTGTTCAGTCCCACTTCTGTCACCTCGGTTGGTCCTACACCACAACGAGATGGTCAAGTACTTGGACTTTTCGATTTACTGGTAGAGAAAGAACTAGGAACGCCATCAAGGAACGATTCTGCGATCAAGACGGGGTCCGCTCGAAAGATTGATGCTACTCCAAGTAAGAGGTCAGCAGCAACggatgacgacgaagaagaaaggcTTGGCCGAACCCCTATGTCGTCTAGCAAACGACAGCGACTAAACCACTTCATGACTCCATTAAAGAATAAGGATAGAAATCATGATGCTGTGACGCCTTCTTCGATTTCCAAGCTTCAATTTGACACGCCAGCATTTTTGAAGCGCAATACCCTACCAGTTCTGGACGAGAACGGCGATTTTGACGCCCCGGCTCCTCTACGGCTACCACGCAAACCATTTGCAAGAGGTCTCAGCGAAATTGTAGCAAGTTTACGGAAGGTTGAGGAGGAAAATCTGGATGATGACCTTGATGCATTGCGCGATGTTGAGGATGGTGGAGCGGGTGAAGCGAAACCAAAGACGTTTTTCCCATCCAAACCTAAGGACAACGTACCGGTCTACGACAACGAAACACAGCAACTACCGCTTGGTGGTTTTGATGACGAAGGTGCGTACGACAGTCCAGTGGAGGGAGACAATCCGACGAGAGTgtacaagaagaagggccaGAAGCGAACAACAAGAATGGCCAAGATGCGTCCAGTCCGGGTCAAGAGACCTGAGGATATGGCAGCAAATCCTCAAAGCGATGTGGAGAACGATGAAGTGCAAGCTGGTGGTGAGGATGCTGGATCTGATTTCGATGAGATATCTGAGAAGAAGCCCACGCAGAAGAAGGAGGGCGCTGTCAAGAAAGCAGCACGAAAGGTGAATGAGTTAGCACATGCAAACTTCCAAAGACTGAAGCTTAGGAATCACGGATCCAAGGGTGGGCCAGGCTTTAATAGTAGATTCCGCCGAAGAAAGTAA